In Dehalococcoidia bacterium, the following are encoded in one genomic region:
- a CDS encoding FAD-dependent monooxygenase: protein MTDSYDAIIVGGGIGGGAMATVLARAGRSVLVLEKVRVYRDRVRGEWIAPWGVVEVKKLGLYDTLMAAGGHHVTQHRTYGDTLDPEAVESLPLTLVADVPGALCMGHPAMCATLQDAARAAGATFLVDVPEIAVTTGAQPAVAYTHDGTAHTARARIIIGADGRGSIVRRAAGIKLHKDPTHHMFGGMLIEGCAGFDETLQVIGAENDVHYLVFPQGKGRARLYLGYSKQHTQRFAGEDGQRAFLDAFRLASLPGSEHIANATPAGPCNSYPNEDAWTDVPYGEGVVLVAMRQATTTRSSDRGYPSR, encoded by the coding sequence ATGACGGACAGCTACGACGCGATCATCGTCGGCGGCGGGATCGGCGGTGGCGCCATGGCCACGGTGCTCGCTCGCGCCGGCCGCTCCGTGCTCGTGCTGGAGAAGGTGCGCGTCTACCGCGACCGCGTGCGCGGCGAGTGGATCGCGCCCTGGGGCGTCGTCGAAGTCAAGAAGCTCGGACTGTACGACACGCTGATGGCCGCGGGCGGTCATCACGTCACGCAACACCGCACCTACGGCGACACGCTCGACCCGGAAGCTGTCGAGTCGCTTCCGCTGACGCTCGTGGCGGACGTGCCGGGCGCCTTGTGCATGGGCCACCCCGCCATGTGCGCCACGCTGCAGGATGCCGCTCGTGCCGCCGGCGCGACGTTCCTCGTCGACGTGCCGGAGATCGCGGTGACAACCGGCGCGCAACCGGCCGTCGCGTACACGCACGACGGCACGGCGCACACAGCGCGAGCGCGGATCATCATCGGCGCCGACGGTCGCGGATCGATCGTCCGGCGCGCCGCGGGCATCAAGCTGCACAAAGATCCGACGCACCACATGTTCGGTGGCATGCTCATCGAAGGCTGCGCCGGTTTCGACGAGACGTTGCAGGTGATCGGCGCCGAGAACGACGTGCATTACCTGGTGTTCCCGCAGGGCAAGGGCCGCGCGCGGCTCTACCTGGGCTATTCGAAGCAGCACACGCAACGCTTCGCCGGCGAGGACGGCCAGCGAGCCTTCCTCGATGCGTTTCGTCTCGCCTCGCTCCCCGGCAGCGAGCACATCGCGAACGCTACGCCAGCGGGGCCGTGCAACTCGTATCCCAACGAGGATGCGTGGACGGATGTGCCATACGGCGAAGGCGTCGTGCTCGTGGCGATGCGGCAGGCTACAACGACCCGATCATCGGACAGGGGTTATCCATCACGATGA
- a CDS encoding 6-pyruvoyl tetrahydropterin synthase family protein yields MEYRVRVERNKLKFAAAHFATFGGQCEPLHGHNYAITIDVTGTLTDDAWVVDFSLLKSLGKALCDELDHKFLLQRDSAVLEIDEGMSNWKVRFLERGFVFPKSDVVALPIDNTTAERLAEWFILRLKSDLAAKGAANLTSITIGVEEAPGQAGTATDAF; encoded by the coding sequence GTGGAGTACCGCGTCCGGGTCGAGCGCAACAAGCTGAAGTTCGCCGCCGCGCACTTCGCGACGTTCGGCGGTCAGTGCGAGCCCCTGCACGGCCACAACTACGCGATCACGATCGATGTTACCGGCACGCTCACGGATGATGCGTGGGTCGTCGACTTCTCATTGTTGAAGTCGCTCGGCAAGGCGCTGTGCGACGAGTTGGACCATAAGTTCCTCCTGCAGCGCGACAGCGCGGTGCTCGAGATCGACGAGGGCATGAGCAACTGGAAGGTGCGATTCCTGGAGCGCGGCTTCGTCTTTCCGAAGAGCGACGTCGTGGCGTTGCCGATCGACAACACGACCGCCGAGCGGCTCGCCGAGTGGTTTATCCTGCGGCTCAAGTCCGACCTTGCCGCGAAGGGCGCAGCGAACCTGACCTCGATCACCATTGGCGTCGAAGAGGCGCCAGGGCAGGCCGGTACGGCGACGGACGCATTCTGA
- the folK gene encoding 2-amino-4-hydroxy-6-hydroxymethyldihydropteridine diphosphokinase, translating into MARVFLGLGANVGNRKENLRLALGWLAPACRVVGVSSLYRSDAVVLEGAPPGPDYLNAACEVETSLSPHELLAHAKSVEHAIGRRPAERWSPRPIDIDILLYDDQVIDSGELVVPHPRLLDRNFVLVPLAELAPDVEHPRERRPIGELAEQVDYDGLEHVSSPSEWWQG; encoded by the coding sequence ATGGCGCGCGTGTTCCTCGGTCTCGGCGCGAACGTCGGCAACCGTAAGGAGAATCTGCGACTCGCGCTAGGGTGGCTGGCTCCGGCGTGCCGCGTCGTTGGCGTGTCGTCGCTCTACCGCTCCGACGCTGTCGTGCTGGAAGGCGCGCCGCCCGGCCCCGACTACCTCAACGCCGCTTGCGAGGTCGAAACGTCCCTGTCGCCGCACGAGTTGCTGGCGCACGCGAAGTCCGTCGAGCACGCGATCGGGCGGCGGCCCGCCGAGCGCTGGTCGCCACGCCCGATCGACATCGACATCCTGCTCTACGACGACCAGGTCATCGACTCCGGCGAACTGGTCGTGCCGCATCCGCGTCTGCTCGACCGGAACTTCGTGTTGGTGCCGCTGGCTGAGCTGGCGCCCGATGTGGAGCATCCGCGCGAGCGACGCCCGATCGGCGAACTGGCCGAGCAGGTGGACTATGACGGTCTCGAGCACGTCTCGTCGCCATCGGAATGGTGGCAAGGTTGA
- the folP gene encoding dihydropteroate synthase, with product MSSRTYISSIMRIGPVELRWGDRTYIMGVINTSPDSFSGDGLADVDAAVALARRMVEEGADILDVGGQSTRPGANKTDAGFDEITADEEIARVVPVIERIHRDLPDTPISVDTYKPQVARAAIDAGAHMLNDIWGFRRDPEIARIAADAGIPAIAMHNQRGRKASDVLQAVLDGLRESMRIADEAGLPRERLIVDPGFGFGWNAEHNIEMLRRLRELDVLGLPLLIGTSRKSTLGAVLGGAPVERRAFGTAASVALSIAGGADLVRVHDVHEMKHVALVADAIVRGWREGDA from the coding sequence GTGAGCAGTCGCACCTACATCTCTTCTATCATGCGCATCGGGCCAGTCGAGCTCCGATGGGGCGATCGCACGTACATCATGGGCGTCATCAACACGTCGCCGGACTCGTTCTCCGGTGATGGCCTCGCCGACGTCGATGCGGCGGTCGCGCTCGCGCGCCGCATGGTGGAAGAAGGCGCCGATATCCTCGATGTCGGCGGCCAGTCGACGCGCCCGGGCGCGAACAAGACGGACGCCGGGTTCGATGAGATCACCGCGGACGAAGAGATCGCGCGCGTCGTGCCGGTGATCGAACGCATCCATCGCGATCTGCCCGATACGCCGATCAGCGTCGATACTTACAAGCCGCAGGTCGCGCGCGCCGCGATCGATGCCGGTGCGCACATGCTCAACGACATCTGGGGCTTTCGCCGCGACCCGGAGATTGCGCGGATCGCGGCGGATGCGGGCATCCCCGCCATAGCGATGCACAATCAGCGCGGCCGTAAGGCGTCCGACGTGTTGCAGGCTGTCCTCGACGGGTTGCGCGAGTCCATGCGCATCGCGGACGAGGCGGGGTTGCCGCGCGAGCGGTTGATCGTCGATCCGGGGTTCGGGTTCGGCTGGAATGCGGAGCACAACATCGAGATGCTGCGTCGGCTGCGCGAACTGGACGTGCTCGGCCTGCCGCTGCTCATCGGCACGTCGCGCAAGTCGACGCTCGGCGCCGTGCTCGGCGGCGCGCCGGTGGAACGTCGTGCGTTTGGCACCGCCGCCAGCGTCGCGCTGTCGATCGCGGGCGGCGCCGATCTGGTGCGCGTACACGACGTACACGAGATGAAGCACGTCGCCCTCGTCGCCGATGCGATCGTGCGCGGATGGCGCGAGGGGGATGCCTGA
- a CDS encoding ABC-F family ATP-binding cassette domain-containing protein, with the protein MELIRLQNVSLGYGHGPVLRDVTFRVLAGSKCGLIGPNGAGKTSILRLLTGEASPDAGRITRGPHLRTGYVPQHVAFDESQTVQEIVLADNMRAREELRRHEGLLASAAGDGVTSASDAYERAREDYERTGGDLLEQRAVEMLDALGLAGRRDHRVAALSGGERNVLSLAQALLGDPDILLLDEPGNHLDFAGIAWLEGFLRGFRGAVLIVSHNRYLLDRAASTILHLENGEVKTYAGNYSAYRAAVLREKIAQQADYVVNQKRLAQLEEQVKRFEEFARRTGDPKWGRRLRARRSLLEREREDAVEKPAAEMSAINVAFTAEATRADVALQVRRYAKAFGERALFDNASLDVAVGERVALVGPNGCGKTTFVRDLVEYGAWDDATIRVGPSLRVGYCAQQQEVLDDNRTVLEELISTGAITRDRAFGVLSQFLFRTKDLAKRVGDLSGGERNRLQLAKLMTLQPDFLVLDEPTNHLDIPACEAIEEALANFNGTLLVVSHDRYFLDKIVGRVIEVRDGGFESYEGNFSEYWQERHPQTLPASRGRIATRRRERERAPRDDAVRRETPQQAELRQRIEAMERGRHDLERQVADAFTRGDHKEGTRSATRLEQHKARLDKLYAQWIEVEDAAR; encoded by the coding sequence ATGGAACTGATCCGCCTCCAGAACGTGAGCCTCGGCTACGGTCACGGGCCGGTGCTGCGCGACGTCACGTTCCGCGTGCTCGCCGGGTCGAAGTGCGGGCTTATCGGGCCGAACGGCGCCGGCAAGACGTCCATACTGCGCCTCCTCACCGGCGAAGCCTCGCCCGATGCGGGCCGAATCACGCGCGGACCCCATCTGCGCACCGGCTACGTGCCGCAGCACGTCGCCTTCGACGAATCGCAAACGGTGCAGGAAATTGTGCTCGCCGACAATATGCGCGCCCGCGAGGAGCTACGTCGCCACGAGGGCCTGCTGGCGAGCGCGGCCGGCGACGGCGTGACGTCCGCATCCGACGCGTACGAGCGCGCGCGTGAGGACTACGAGCGCACGGGCGGCGACCTGCTCGAACAGCGCGCCGTCGAGATGCTCGACGCACTGGGGTTGGCGGGCCGCCGGGACCACCGCGTGGCTGCGCTCTCCGGCGGCGAGCGCAACGTGCTGTCGCTCGCGCAGGCGCTGCTCGGCGACCCGGACATCCTGCTGCTCGATGAGCCGGGCAACCACCTGGACTTCGCGGGCATCGCCTGGCTCGAAGGGTTCCTGCGCGGCTTCCGCGGCGCCGTGCTCATCGTCTCGCACAACCGCTATCTGCTCGACCGCGCCGCGAGCACGATCCTGCATCTCGAGAACGGCGAAGTGAAGACCTACGCCGGCAACTACTCGGCATATCGCGCCGCCGTCCTGCGCGAGAAGATCGCGCAGCAGGCGGATTACGTCGTCAACCAGAAGCGGCTCGCGCAGCTCGAGGAGCAGGTGAAGCGCTTCGAGGAATTCGCGCGCCGCACCGGCGATCCCAAGTGGGGCCGGCGGCTCCGCGCCCGCCGATCGCTGCTCGAACGCGAGCGCGAAGACGCAGTCGAGAAGCCGGCGGCGGAGATGTCCGCGATCAACGTCGCGTTCACGGCCGAGGCCACGCGCGCCGATGTCGCGCTGCAGGTACGCCGTTACGCGAAGGCGTTCGGCGAACGCGCGCTCTTCGACAATGCGTCGCTCGATGTGGCAGTTGGCGAACGCGTGGCGCTCGTCGGGCCCAACGGCTGCGGCAAGACAACGTTCGTCCGCGATCTGGTCGAGTACGGCGCATGGGACGATGCGACGATCCGCGTCGGGCCGAGCCTGCGCGTCGGCTACTGCGCGCAGCAGCAGGAAGTGCTGGACGACAACCGCACCGTCCTCGAAGAGCTGATCTCGACCGGCGCGATCACGCGCGACCGCGCTTTTGGCGTGCTTTCGCAGTTCCTCTTCCGCACGAAGGATCTGGCGAAGCGCGTCGGCGATCTCTCGGGCGGCGAACGCAACCGGCTGCAGCTCGCGAAGCTCATGACGCTGCAGCCCGACTTTCTTGTCCTCGACGAGCCCACGAATCACCTCGATATTCCTGCGTGCGAGGCGATCGAGGAAGCGCTGGCGAACTTCAATGGCACTCTGCTCGTCGTGTCGCACGATCGCTACTTCCTGGACAAGATCGTCGGCCGCGTGATCGAAGTGCGAGATGGCGGCTTCGAGTCGTACGAGGGCAACTTCTCTGAGTACTGGCAGGAGCGCCACCCGCAGACACTGCCTGCGAGCCGCGGCCGCATCGCCACCCGCCGCCGCGAACGCGAGCGCGCACCGAGAGACGACGCCGTGCGCCGCGAGACGCCGCAGCAGGCCGAACTGCGCCAGCGCATCGAGGCGATGGAGCGCGGACGCCACGACCTGGAGCGCCAGGTCGCCGATGCCTTCACGCGCGGGGACCACAAGGAGGGCACGCGCTCAGCGACCAGGCTGGAGCAGCACAAGGCGCGCCTCGACAAGCTGTACGCGCAATGGATCGAGGTCGAAGACGCCGCGCGGTAG
- a CDS encoding adenylate/guanylate cyclase domain-containing protein, whose protein sequence is MQREIRYCTSADGTRIAYSTYGERPGTPLVEFGAWYVTNGMCIRMASMRPWYEEFAKRWSLVTFDHRGTGDSQREVEDVALGAHVADLEAVIAATGIDRFHLMGHGHGGAVAVTYASQHPERIERLTLSYIPPRATGILAGPARDAFLQLVETDWPLAIRTFVDSTSWKYATFDVRRDAYRELSQTLSPRAMAQYLRFASDHDISSALPGIQAPTLVMQASAPRRVADGSRETASLIPNARFVQVREANDEAEVNAQIRLIVDFLGQPAVAAPDTGATDGMAVILFADIADSTALTERMGDERFRTAARALEAPVREAIARANGTVLDGKLLGDGVLAVFTSARQAIEAALQCARISDGGELRLHLGIHAGDVIREPGNVYGGAVNIASRISDASQPGEILVSATVRDLARTSAGVAFEDRGEHSLKGIADPVRVFAVQAQP, encoded by the coding sequence ATGCAGCGAGAGATCCGGTATTGCACGAGCGCCGACGGGACGCGCATCGCCTACAGCACGTACGGCGAGCGGCCGGGCACACCGCTCGTGGAGTTCGGCGCTTGGTACGTGACCAACGGCATGTGCATCCGCATGGCATCGATGCGTCCGTGGTACGAGGAATTCGCGAAACGCTGGTCGCTGGTCACGTTCGACCATCGCGGGACCGGCGATTCGCAACGCGAGGTCGAAGACGTCGCTCTGGGTGCCCATGTTGCGGACCTCGAGGCCGTCATTGCCGCGACGGGGATAGATCGGTTCCACCTGATGGGTCACGGGCATGGGGGCGCGGTGGCTGTTACGTATGCATCCCAACATCCGGAACGCATCGAACGCCTGACGTTGTCATACATCCCTCCGCGAGCCACGGGCATCCTTGCTGGCCCGGCGCGCGACGCGTTTCTGCAGCTTGTCGAGACTGACTGGCCGCTTGCCATCAGGACGTTCGTTGACAGCACGAGCTGGAAGTACGCGACGTTCGATGTCCGGCGCGATGCTTACCGCGAACTCAGCCAGACGCTTTCTCCACGCGCTATGGCGCAATACCTGCGGTTCGCGTCGGATCACGACATCAGTTCCGCCCTGCCAGGTATCCAGGCTCCGACGCTCGTGATGCAGGCCTCGGCGCCGCGTCGGGTAGCAGACGGATCTCGCGAGACGGCCTCTCTCATCCCGAACGCTCGATTCGTGCAGGTGCGGGAAGCGAACGACGAGGCGGAGGTGAACGCGCAGATTCGCCTGATCGTGGACTTTCTCGGGCAGCCCGCAGTTGCGGCACCGGACACCGGGGCCACCGACGGCATGGCGGTGATCCTCTTCGCCGATATCGCAGACAGCACGGCGCTCACTGAGCGCATGGGCGACGAGCGCTTCCGCACTGCCGCACGCGCGCTCGAGGCGCCGGTGCGCGAAGCGATCGCGCGTGCAAACGGCACCGTGCTCGACGGCAAGCTGCTGGGCGATGGCGTGCTCGCCGTCTTCACGTCGGCGCGCCAGGCGATCGAGGCGGCGCTGCAATGCGCGCGGATCAGCGACGGCGGCGAGTTGCGCCTGCACCTCGGCATCCACGCGGGCGACGTGATCCGCGAGCCGGGCAACGTCTACGGCGGCGCGGTGAACATCGCGTCGCGGATCTCCGACGCGTCGCAGCCCGGCGAGATCCTCGTATCGGCGACGGTGCGCGACCTCGCGCGCACGTCGGCGGGCGTGGCATTCGAAGATCGCGGCGAGCACAGCCTCAAAGGCATCGCCGATCCGGTGCGGGTGTTCGCCGTCCAAGCGCAGCCGTAG
- a CDS encoding TIGR03960 family B12-binding radical SAM protein — MPALRNMEPVFQRVSKAARYTGGEWNSIVKDWDGCDVRVAFAYPDLYDIGMSNMGLGILYDIVNRREGMLAERVFTPWSDMEAIMRAEGIPLWSLETRHPIGEFDVIGFSLSYEGTYTNILNMLDLAGLPVRAEERTDAHPLVICGGSGALNPDALAAHVDLFVLGDGEEIIVEIVDFVREWKRHGRGTREEMLRRLSKIWGAYVPRFYAPTYNADGTIKSIDPIDDATPPKVVKRFVQELPPPLTTPIVPFLQTVHDRMAIEIQRGCTQGCRFCQAGMIYRPRLERGPEEVVAAAKELQRNTGYDELSLVSLSTTDHSQIVEIVDGLRDEFGAKLSISLPSMRVDSFSVRISEAVASRGKHGITFAPEAGTERLRMTINKIVTDDDLYAAAENAFKQGWTNIKMYFMVGQPTETHEDVEGIVTLAKRVKEIGRRHHGGRARVRVSTSNFIPKAHTPFQWAQQARPEVLRPRHQYLREHLKKAGVAFTWEDPEHSLLEAVLSRGDRRLGAAIERAWRAGARFDAWHEHYDWPRWQRALEESDLDPAFFAYRERDLGEKFPWSHINIGVSESYLRNEWVKTLRQETTPDCHKEPCNVCGVQNQNAADCLDRLDLRLAAAGKPPKDRTGLRQPIELFTVG, encoded by the coding sequence ATGCCCGCACTGCGGAACATGGAGCCGGTCTTCCAGCGCGTCAGCAAGGCGGCGCGTTACACCGGCGGCGAGTGGAACTCGATCGTGAAGGACTGGGACGGCTGCGACGTCCGCGTGGCCTTCGCGTACCCCGACCTCTACGACATCGGCATGTCGAACATGGGGCTCGGCATCCTGTACGACATCGTCAACCGGCGCGAGGGCATGCTCGCTGAGCGCGTCTTCACGCCGTGGTCGGACATGGAAGCGATCATGCGCGCCGAGGGCATCCCGCTGTGGAGCCTCGAGACGCGCCACCCGATCGGCGAGTTCGACGTCATCGGATTCTCGCTCAGCTACGAGGGCACGTACACCAACATCCTCAACATGCTCGACCTGGCCGGATTGCCCGTGCGCGCCGAAGAGCGCACAGACGCGCATCCGCTCGTGATCTGCGGCGGCTCCGGCGCGCTCAACCCCGACGCGCTGGCGGCGCACGTCGACCTGTTCGTGCTCGGCGACGGTGAGGAGATCATCGTCGAGATCGTGGACTTCGTACGTGAGTGGAAGCGCCATGGACGCGGCACGCGCGAGGAGATGCTGCGGCGCCTCTCGAAGATCTGGGGCGCGTACGTGCCCCGCTTCTACGCGCCAACCTACAACGCCGACGGCACGATCAAGTCGATCGACCCGATCGATGATGCGACGCCGCCGAAGGTGGTGAAGCGCTTCGTGCAGGAGTTGCCGCCGCCGCTGACAACGCCGATCGTGCCGTTCCTGCAGACCGTACACGACCGCATGGCGATCGAGATCCAGCGCGGCTGCACGCAGGGCTGCCGCTTTTGCCAGGCCGGCATGATCTATCGTCCGCGGCTCGAACGCGGGCCGGAGGAAGTCGTCGCGGCGGCGAAGGAACTGCAGCGCAACACCGGCTACGACGAACTGTCGCTCGTATCGCTCAGCACGACAGACCACTCGCAGATCGTGGAGATCGTCGACGGACTGCGCGACGAGTTCGGCGCGAAGCTCAGCATCTCGCTCCCTTCGATGCGCGTCGACAGCTTTTCGGTGCGCATCTCGGAGGCGGTCGCTTCGCGCGGGAAGCACGGCATCACGTTCGCGCCGGAGGCCGGCACCGAGCGGCTGCGCATGACGATCAACAAGATCGTCACCGACGACGACCTGTACGCGGCGGCCGAGAACGCGTTCAAGCAAGGTTGGACGAACATCAAGATGTACTTCATGGTCGGCCAGCCGACCGAAACGCACGAAGACGTCGAGGGCATCGTCACGCTGGCGAAGCGCGTGAAGGAGATCGGCCGCAGGCACCACGGCGGGCGGGCGCGGGTGCGCGTGAGCACGTCGAACTTCATCCCCAAGGCGCACACGCCGTTCCAGTGGGCGCAGCAGGCGCGGCCGGAGGTGCTGCGGCCGCGGCACCAGTACTTGCGGGAACACTTGAAGAAGGCCGGCGTCGCATTCACCTGGGAGGACCCGGAGCACAGCCTGCTCGAAGCGGTGCTCTCGCGCGGCGACCGCCGCCTCGGCGCGGCGATCGAACGCGCATGGCGCGCCGGCGCCCGCTTCGACGCGTGGCACGAGCACTACGACTGGCCGCGCTGGCAGCGGGCGCTCGAGGAGAGCGACCTCGACCCGGCGTTCTTCGCCTATCGCGAGCGCGATCTCGGTGAGAAGTTCCCGTGGTCGCACATCAACATCGGTGTCAGCGAGTCGTACCTGCGCAACGAGTGGGTAAAGACGCTGCGGCAGGAGACGACGCCCGACTGCCACAAGGAGCCGTGCAACGTCTGCGGCGTGCAAAACCAGAACGCCGCAGACTGCCTCGATCGCCTCGACCTGCGGCTCGCCGCAGCGGGCAAGCCGCCGAAGGACCGCACGGGACTGCGTCAGCCGATCGAGCTGTTTACGGTGGGTTGA
- a CDS encoding zinc ribbon domain-containing protein, with product MQVERFSCAKCGYSGCERGEIATAGGFLSRLLNLQHRKFVAVSCRGCGYTELYRRTTGMAGNVVDFLAGS from the coding sequence GTGCAGGTGGAGCGGTTCAGCTGCGCGAAGTGCGGCTACAGCGGCTGCGAGCGCGGCGAGATCGCGACGGCCGGCGGCTTCCTCTCGCGATTGCTCAACTTACAGCACCGCAAGTTCGTCGCGGTGAGCTGCCGCGGGTGCGGCTACACGGAGCTGTACAGACGCACGACGGGCATGGCGGGCAACGTCGTGGACTTCCTCGCGGGGTCGTAA
- a CDS encoding redoxin domain-containing protein, translating into MTTQPHIADSSFPAPDFTLQRDDGAEVQLSSLWAKRPLVLVFLGDLANPFTGDNAAQLRDADEAFAKVDADIAAIVASAPEQSLRFRHHWLLPYPLLSDPGRRAYEAFGVRPSSSATFVVATDGLVTYARHASNLADYPPTSALIAAICDATGAEPPAPPPPSLVLPQDEPL; encoded by the coding sequence ATGACCACGCAGCCGCACATCGCTGACTCCAGCTTCCCGGCGCCGGACTTCACGCTCCAGCGCGACGACGGCGCGGAAGTACAACTCTCGTCCTTGTGGGCAAAACGGCCGCTCGTGCTCGTGTTCCTCGGCGACCTTGCCAATCCGTTCACCGGCGATAACGCAGCCCAGCTCCGCGACGCCGATGAGGCCTTCGCGAAGGTCGACGCCGATATCGCGGCGATCGTCGCGAGCGCGCCGGAGCAGTCGCTGCGATTCCGGCATCACTGGCTGCTGCCGTATCCGCTGCTCAGCGATCCGGGGCGGCGCGCGTACGAGGCGTTCGGTGTGCGACCGTCGTCTTCGGCGACGTTCGTCGTGGCGACGGACGGGCTGGTGACATACGCGCGGCACGCGAGCAACCTGGCGGACTACCCGCCGACGAGCGCGCTCATCGCCGCCATCTGCGATGCTACCGGTGCGGAGCCGCCCGCCCCGCCGCCGCCGTCGCTCGTGCTGCCGCAGGACGAACCGCTGTAG